In Dromaius novaehollandiae isolate bDroNov1 chromosome 2, bDroNov1.hap1, whole genome shotgun sequence, one DNA window encodes the following:
- the LOC112992017 gene encoding serpin B10-like, whose amino-acid sequence MEAVNTANTRFALDFFKHECQENGDKNILFSPLSISSALATVYLGAKGNTANQMAKVLHFNTAEGARNVTTTVTVQVYSRTEEHLSNRCACFQKTETDKSSNIHAGFKALNFEINQPTKNYLLRSVNLLYGEKTLSFSKEYLQLAKKYYNAEPESADFVRTANEIRKEINSKVEHQTEGKIQNLLPPGSVDSLTRLVLINALYFKGSWATKFQAEATRQRPFRVNMNTTKPVPMMFLSDKFNWCYTESVQANILELPYVHNDLSMFILLPSDITGLQKLERELTFENLSGWTSPELMEKTKMEVYLPRFTLEEKYDLKSTLSRMGIQDAFIDGQADFTGMSGNSDLVLSQVFHKCYVEVSEEGTEAAAASSGVLASRSLGATVIFAADHPFLFFIRHNKTKCILFLGRFCSP is encoded by the exons ATGGAAGCTGTGAATACAGCAAACACGAGGTTTGCTCTCGACTTTTTCAAACATGAGTGTCAGGAAAATGGTGACAAGAATATTTTGTTCTCCCCATTGAGTATTTCATCTGCCCTGGCTACTGTGTATTTGGGAGCCAAAGGTAACACTGCAAATCAGATGGCAAAG GTACTTCACTTTAACACGGCTGAAGGAGCCAGGAATGTGACTACAACCGTAACGGTGCAAGTCTATTCCAGAACAGAAGAGCATCTATCAAATCGATGTGCCTGTTTCCAGAAG ACAGAAACTGACAAATCAAGTAATATCCATGCTGGATTTAAAGCACTTAACTTTGAAATCAACCAACCCACTAAAAATTACCTGCTTAGAAGTGTCAACCTGTTATATGGAGAAAAAACACTGTCTTTCAGTAAG GAATACTTACAGTTAGCTAAGAAATACTACAATGCAGAGCCAGAATCAGCTGACTTTGTGCGAACagcaaatgaaatcagaaaagaGATCAACTCCAAGGTTGAACACCAGACTGAAG GTAAAATCCAAAATCTGCTGCCTCCTGGATCTGTTGACTCACTCACCAGGCTAGTCCTGATAAACGCACTCTACTTCAAAGGAAGTTGGGCAACAAAGTTTCAGGCTGAAGCTACCAGGCAAAGGCCTTTCAGAGTAAACATG AATACAACCAAACCAGTGCCAATGATGTTCCTGAGTGATAAATTTAATTGGTGCTACACTGAATCAGTCCAGGCTAACATTCTCGAACTTCCATATGTCCATAACGATCTCAGCATGTTTATCCTGCTACCCAGTGACATCACCGGCCTACAAAAG CTGGAAAGAGAATTGACTTTTGAAAACTTGTCTGGATGGACCAGCCCAGAAttaatggagaaaacaaaaatggaggTTTATCTGCCCAGGTTCACACTGGAAGAGAAATATGACCTCAAATCTACTTTGAGCAGGATGGGGATACAAGATGCTTTCATTGATGGCCAAGCTGATTTCACAGGGATGTCAGGGAACAGTGATCTGGTTTTGTCACAAGTTTTTCACAAGTGTTATGTGGAGGTCAGTGAAGAaggcacagaagcagcagctgccagTTCAGGAGTTCTGGCATCACGAAGTCTTGGCGCTACTGTTATTTTTGCAGCAGAtcaccctttccttttttttatcaGACACAACAAGACCAAGTGTATCCTCTTCTTAGGAAGGTTCTGCTCCCCCTAG